One Roseimaritima multifibrata DNA window includes the following coding sequences:
- a CDS encoding glucosamine-6-phosphate deaminase codes for MFHTDFEIGYTMDIVIASDVEKMGQLAAEKGAAVIRDAISDNRRARIIVATGASQFTVLKHLVAQPDIDWSMVDGFHLDEYIGIDRSHPASFCRYLDERFVQQVPIGSFQFLDAEGSPAEVAARVGQLVMAQPVDVAFVGIGENGHLAFNDPPANFETNDPYLIVDLDEACRQQQVGEGWFASLADVPKQALSMSVNQIMKTRTIICSVPDERKAEAVRGSVEGAVTPNVPASILQNHAACTLMLDPASAKLLSEATKSGASDGSVS; via the coding sequence ATGTTTCATACTGATTTCGAGATAGGGTACACGATGGACATCGTCATTGCTTCCGATGTTGAAAAAATGGGTCAACTGGCTGCTGAAAAAGGAGCCGCCGTCATACGTGATGCGATCAGTGATAACCGACGAGCACGGATCATTGTCGCAACAGGGGCGTCTCAATTCACGGTATTGAAGCATCTGGTTGCTCAGCCCGACATCGACTGGTCCATGGTCGATGGATTTCATCTAGACGAGTACATCGGAATCGATCGCTCGCACCCTGCGTCGTTTTGTCGCTACTTGGATGAACGCTTCGTCCAACAGGTTCCAATCGGCTCGTTCCAGTTTTTGGATGCAGAGGGTTCGCCTGCGGAAGTCGCCGCGCGGGTTGGCCAATTGGTTATGGCTCAGCCGGTCGATGTCGCGTTTGTTGGAATTGGTGAAAACGGGCACTTGGCGTTTAACGACCCACCAGCAAACTTCGAAACCAATGATCCTTATCTGATCGTTGACCTGGATGAAGCTTGCCGCCAGCAGCAGGTTGGCGAAGGTTGGTTCGCAAGCCTAGCGGATGTGCCCAAGCAGGCTCTCAGTATGTCGGTCAACCAGATCATGAAAACGCGAACGATTATCTGTAGCGTTCCGGATGAGCGGAAAGCCGAAGCAGTGCGTGGATCGGTGGAAGGGGCGGTTACCCCAAATGTTCCCGCCTCCATCCTGCAAAACCATGCCGCCTGCACTTTGATGTTGGATCCGGCTTCGGCAAAATTGCTTAGCGAAGCGACCAAAAGCGGTGCGTCCGATGGGAGCGTATCGTGA
- a CDS encoding DUF1559 domain-containing protein, whose protein sequence is MSKQTEIRRGFTLVELLVVIAIIGVLVGLLLPAVQAAREAARRMQCSNNFKQMGLALHNYHDTHGSLVYRKGGTSLNSGRRSGFISLLPFIEAGNMWDQVRNGTPAEGPSAWSGWAPWDTSPEFVRCPSDSGIQSGGRRNSIGFVMGDQMKNIRDDTSARGMFQAGNQGVKFRDVTDGLSNTLMMSERLCNEGMPSGQNPVAVGLRQVEYKRGLATPIAGVTDAPNLCYTVVSGNYFADGTTVNCRWGRYWQDGQPAYIGINTVLPPNGPACAENGSWGDQDEIIVPPSSRHPGGVNGVMADGSVRFVTETIDTGNLGVGQPDQGPSVYGAWGAMGSKAGGDSLQ, encoded by the coding sequence ATGTCCAAACAGACTGAGATCAGACGCGGCTTTACGTTAGTTGAATTATTGGTCGTTATTGCGATCATCGGCGTGCTTGTGGGGCTGTTGCTCCCGGCGGTCCAAGCCGCACGCGAAGCAGCACGACGCATGCAATGCTCGAACAATTTCAAGCAGATGGGCTTGGCACTGCACAACTATCACGACACACATGGGAGCTTGGTTTACCGCAAGGGTGGCACTTCGCTAAACAGCGGGCGGCGAAGCGGATTCATTTCGTTGTTGCCCTTCATCGAAGCGGGCAACATGTGGGACCAGGTTCGCAACGGCACGCCTGCCGAAGGACCATCTGCTTGGTCGGGCTGGGCACCGTGGGACACATCACCGGAATTTGTCCGCTGCCCATCCGATTCTGGGATCCAGAGTGGCGGTAGAAGAAATTCAATCGGGTTTGTCATGGGAGACCAAATGAAGAACATCCGTGATGACACTTCCGCCCGCGGGATGTTCCAAGCCGGTAACCAAGGCGTCAAGTTCCGCGACGTTACCGATGGGCTTTCCAACACGTTGATGATGAGCGAACGATTGTGCAACGAAGGGATGCCAAGCGGCCAGAACCCTGTTGCCGTTGGACTACGTCAAGTCGAATACAAGCGAGGCTTAGCAACGCCAATCGCGGGCGTCACCGATGCTCCTAACCTTTGCTACACCGTCGTCTCGGGGAATTATTTCGCCGACGGAACCACGGTTAACTGCCGCTGGGGCCGATACTGGCAAGATGGCCAACCGGCCTACATCGGGATCAACACCGTCCTTCCTCCGAACGGACCGGCCTGTGCCGAGAACGGATCATGGGGCGACCAAGACGAAATCATCGTTCCTCCATCCAGTCGCCACCCGGGTGGCGTCAACGGTGTGATGGCTGACGGTTCGGTTCGCTTTGTGACCGAGACAATCGACACCGGAAATCTTGGCGTAGGCCAACCCGACCAAGGACCAAGTGTTTACGGAGCCTGGGGAGCGATGGGCTCCAAAGCAGGTGGCGATTCGCTTCAGTAA
- a CDS encoding DUF1559 domain-containing protein — protein MHNRSEHRQGFTLVELLVVIAIIGVLVGLLLPAVQAAREAARRMQCSNNFKQMGLALHNYHDTHGSLVYRKGGTAENAGRRSGFISLLPFIEAGNMWDQVRNGSPSEGPRAWSGWAPWNTSPEFVRCPSDSGIQSGGRRNSIGFVMGDQMKNIRDDTSARGMFQAGNQGVRFRDVIDGLSNTLMMSERLCNEGMPSGQNPVAVGLRQVEYKRGLATPVPGVTDAPNLCYTVVSGNYYADGTTVNCRWGRYWQDGQPAYIGINTVLPPNGPACAENGSWGDQDEIILPPSSRHPGGVNGVMGDGSVRFVTETIDSGNLGVGQPDQGPSVYGVWGAMGSKAGGEAAQ, from the coding sequence ATGCACAATAGATCTGAGCACAGACAGGGTTTTACGCTTGTTGAATTACTGGTCGTCATTGCGATCATCGGCGTGCTTGTCGGATTGCTTCTTCCAGCGGTCCAAGCAGCACGTGAAGCAGCGCGACGAATGCAATGTTCGAACAACTTCAAGCAGATGGGCTTGGCTCTGCATAACTACCACGACACTCACGGGTCGCTGGTTTACCGCAAAGGCGGAACCGCAGAAAACGCCGGTCGTCGAAGTGGTTTCATTTCGTTGCTACCCTTCATTGAAGCGGGCAACATGTGGGACCAAGTTCGCAACGGTTCCCCTTCCGAAGGCCCTCGCGCCTGGTCGGGCTGGGCACCGTGGAATACATCGCCTGAATTTGTCCGCTGCCCATCCGATTCTGGAATCCAGAGTGGCGGCCGAAGGAACTCGATTGGTTTTGTCATGGGTGACCAAATGAAGAACATCCGTGATGACACTTCCGCCCGTGGAATGTTCCAAGCCGGTAACCAGGGCGTCCGTTTCCGCGACGTAATCGATGGACTTTCCAATACGCTGATGATGAGCGAACGATTGTGCAACGAAGGCATGCCAAGCGGCCAGAACCCTGTTGCCGTTGGACTACGTCAAGTTGAATACAAGCGAGGCCTAGCAACACCGGTACCCGGTGTCACCGATGCACCAAACCTTTGCTACACCGTCGTTTCGGGGAACTACTACGCCGACGGCACCACGGTTAACTGCCGCTGGGGCCGATACTGGCAAGATGGCCAACCGGCCTACATCGGGATCAACACCGTCCTTCCACCGAACGGACCAGCCTGTGCCGAGAACGGATCATGGGGTGACCAAGACGAAATCATCCTTCCTCCATCCAGTCGCCATCCAGGTGGCGTCAACGGTGTGATGGGTGACGGTTCGGTTCGCTTTGTGACCGAAACGATCGATTCGGGTAACTTGGGTGTCGGACAACCCGACCAAGGACCAAGTGTTTACGGAGTGTGGGGAGCCATGGGTTCCAAGGCGGGCGGCGAAGCGGCTCAGTAA
- a CDS encoding DUF1570 domain-containing protein, with translation MLKRSPFLPFFALLALWIALSVTVAAERPAMVEFQWAGQTMQGLQLINVPERTVVLGQDGWLHDTVDKTKPENLRRIDAGFTPASVAEVRGQLLSEFGRDYEVVATTHYLVVQPRGRGQRWPKHFEELYRQFIRHMELRGIQIRSGRFPLVAVVLPDRQAMQDQFQKLGIQISNVAGVYHLASNRVMMHENGYAEYIAETIRHETAHQAAYNTGVHSRVSVTPQWLVEGIGSLFEPAKMGASRENRSTRDRVHANYARQFQKRYQDSESLLQAIRQLVSDDTAFKDPDQIADAYCLSWAMVFYLSEARPESFRAAVQQTSTGPPFRVYPRSHRIRDFQAWVGGDIERFTIDLQRYVRAL, from the coding sequence ATGCTAAAGAGATCGCCGTTTCTCCCTTTCTTTGCACTGCTGGCGCTGTGGATCGCCCTGTCAGTCACGGTGGCTGCTGAGCGGCCGGCGATGGTCGAGTTCCAGTGGGCAGGGCAGACGATGCAAGGTTTGCAGCTGATCAATGTCCCTGAGCGGACCGTTGTGTTGGGCCAAGATGGTTGGTTGCACGATACGGTGGACAAAACAAAGCCCGAAAACCTCCGGCGAATCGATGCCGGCTTTACTCCGGCGTCCGTTGCCGAGGTCCGTGGTCAGCTGCTATCGGAGTTCGGTCGCGATTACGAAGTCGTGGCAACCACTCACTACTTGGTTGTCCAGCCTCGGGGACGTGGCCAGCGTTGGCCGAAACATTTTGAAGAACTCTACCGGCAGTTCATTCGGCATATGGAGCTGCGGGGAATTCAGATTCGCAGCGGGCGTTTCCCATTGGTCGCCGTGGTCTTGCCCGATCGCCAAGCGATGCAAGATCAGTTCCAGAAACTGGGGATCCAGATTTCAAATGTCGCCGGGGTTTACCACTTGGCTTCGAACCGAGTGATGATGCACGAGAATGGGTATGCCGAATACATCGCGGAAACTATTCGTCATGAAACGGCTCATCAAGCGGCATACAACACCGGAGTTCACAGTCGTGTTTCGGTGACCCCTCAGTGGTTGGTTGAGGGGATCGGAAGTCTCTTCGAACCCGCAAAGATGGGAGCCAGTCGTGAAAACCGTTCGACGCGTGATCGAGTCCATGCGAACTACGCGCGTCAGTTCCAGAAGCGGTACCAAGATTCGGAAAGCCTGCTGCAAGCGATCCGCCAGCTGGTCTCCGATGACACGGCTTTTAAGGATCCCGATCAGATCGCCGATGCCTATTGCCTCAGCTGGGCAATGGTTTTTTACTTGTCCGAGGCAAGGCCTGAATCCTTCCGCGCGGCGGTTCAGCAGACCAGTACGGGGCCACCCTTTCGCGTCTATCCGCGGAGCCATCGTATCAGGGATTTTCAAGCCTGGGTGGGTGGCGATATCGAACGTTTTACGATCGATTTGCAACGCTATGTTAGGGCGTTGTAG
- a CDS encoding DUF1559 domain-containing protein produces MRRNCDGNVQQTSRPGFTLVELLVVIAIIGVLVGLLLPAVQAAREAARRMQCQNQLKQAGLAAHNYQDTLGKLPNGGRDGDHRVPDPLDDCCNSQTRYGWSWSYSILPYIEQDNVYDLSSESDDPLVGSGGNNTKENIVAQTAVPVYNCPSRRISTPYGSGMYRVDYAGNAGTRGPGSVRAAESSGKDGVIIQTDRARIRIEQIRDGSSNTIMFGEKALHRDSFGTEGGDNERWNNAGWDEDIVRFGAGKLADGTVYGIPPITDNRATHQESGAWTTVTDAGGISWGAWHPFFGSSHPGGTNFCLADGSVRLIAETVNGDIFRLLSVSNDGQPFEMP; encoded by the coding sequence ATGCGTCGCAATTGTGACGGAAACGTTCAGCAGACGTCTCGCCCAGGCTTTACCTTGGTCGAACTGCTTGTTGTGATTGCCATCATCGGCGTCCTGGTTGGCTTGTTGTTGCCAGCCGTACAAGCTGCCCGCGAAGCAGCTCGACGAATGCAATGCCAGAACCAGCTCAAGCAGGCTGGCTTGGCAGCTCACAACTATCAAGACACATTGGGGAAACTACCTAATGGGGGTCGCGACGGAGACCATCGCGTTCCTGACCCACTCGACGATTGCTGCAATTCGCAGACTCGTTACGGCTGGAGCTGGTCCTATTCGATCCTTCCATACATCGAACAAGACAACGTTTACGACCTCTCGAGCGAATCCGACGACCCCTTGGTGGGATCCGGCGGAAACAACACCAAAGAAAACATCGTGGCCCAGACCGCAGTGCCGGTCTACAACTGCCCTTCCCGACGCATTTCTACGCCTTACGGCAGTGGAATGTACCGCGTCGACTACGCTGGAAACGCCGGGACCCGCGGTCCTGGTAGCGTTCGTGCTGCGGAAAGTAGCGGCAAGGATGGAGTGATCATTCAGACCGACCGTGCACGAATCCGCATCGAACAGATTCGTGACGGTTCGTCCAACACGATCATGTTTGGCGAAAAAGCCCTGCATCGCGATTCCTTCGGCACCGAAGGTGGCGACAACGAACGCTGGAACAACGCTGGCTGGGACGAGGATATCGTCCGCTTTGGTGCTGGCAAATTGGCTGACGGTACCGTTTACGGTATCCCCCCAATCACCGACAACCGAGCAACCCACCAAGAATCGGGTGCGTGGACCACGGTCACCGATGCCGGGGGTATTTCCTGGGGAGCATGGCACCCATTCTTCGGATCATCGCACCCTGGCGGAACCAATTTCTGCCTAGCTGATGGATCGGTCCGCTTGATCGCGGAAACGGTCAACGGTGACATCTTCCGACTGCTAAGCGTCAGCAATGACGGGCAGCCTTTCGAAATGCCGTAA
- a CDS encoding NRAMP family divalent metal transporter — protein MDWLRSVGPAVVVAAVVLGPGTITVASRVGCALGYSVGWLVLLASGMMAVMTIAALYAGVSSSQTPGSRLRQRFGRPATISIGLVLFLIVALFQSSNNRALLLAAEYFIPSINDSKGLSIGLLFAFNAFVILFFLRARDVYKVIESAMLLMVGTMIVCFAINAIAGGVSPGSAAAGLIPTPDSVRATMQSLTGDIRALLATTFSVAGAFYQCYLVRERRWSVQEVKFRSVDSAIGIGTLGLLTLLVMWTAAAALHGKMEPSEVKDIASLANSLRPTFGPAATMVFAMGIMAGAISSFVGNALIGGTVFSDCVGTGSRASQPFPRRFTVAALLVGLVIASLSVLTIESNVNFIVIAQGLTTLGLPVMALALLWLLLDSKIAPKWLVVGTLFGVLLTFVVAIATIVKLVS, from the coding sequence ATGGACTGGTTGCGTTCTGTCGGCCCTGCGGTGGTAGTCGCCGCGGTCGTCTTGGGGCCCGGCACGATCACGGTTGCCTCGCGCGTTGGCTGTGCCCTTGGGTACTCCGTTGGCTGGCTGGTTTTACTGGCATCCGGAATGATGGCAGTGATGACCATCGCTGCTTTGTATGCCGGAGTTTCCAGTTCGCAAACGCCTGGCAGTCGATTGCGGCAACGCTTTGGTCGTCCAGCGACGATTTCTATCGGCTTGGTCCTCTTCCTGATCGTGGCCCTGTTTCAATCTTCGAACAATCGAGCATTGCTTTTAGCGGCCGAGTACTTCATCCCTTCGATCAATGATTCCAAAGGACTGTCGATCGGTTTACTGTTCGCTTTTAACGCTTTTGTGATCCTCTTTTTCCTTCGCGCAAGAGACGTCTATAAAGTCATCGAATCGGCCATGCTTCTGATGGTCGGGACGATGATCGTTTGCTTTGCGATCAATGCCATCGCCGGAGGCGTCAGCCCCGGATCGGCCGCTGCCGGCTTGATCCCGACTCCCGATTCCGTTCGTGCAACCATGCAGTCCCTAACCGGCGACATTCGCGCACTCCTGGCAACCACCTTTTCGGTTGCCGGAGCTTTCTACCAATGCTATTTGGTGCGAGAGCGCCGCTGGTCGGTCCAGGAAGTCAAATTCCGCTCGGTCGATAGCGCCATCGGCATCGGCACACTGGGCTTGCTAACGTTACTGGTAATGTGGACCGCCGCTGCGGCTCTTCATGGCAAGATGGAACCAAGCGAAGTCAAAGACATCGCATCGCTGGCAAACAGTTTGCGTCCAACCTTTGGTCCTGCGGCGACCATGGTGTTTGCGATGGGGATTATGGCCGGAGCCATTTCTTCATTCGTCGGAAATGCCTTGATCGGCGGAACCGTCTTTTCGGACTGCGTGGGAACGGGCAGCCGAGCCTCCCAGCCTTTCCCACGTCGTTTTACCGTCGCTGCACTGCTCGTCGGTTTGGTAATCGCTTCCCTATCGGTCCTCACGATCGAAAGCAATGTGAACTTCATTGTGATTGCCCAAGGCCTAACAACGCTGGGACTGCCCGTGATGGCACTCGCCCTGCTATGGCTATTACTCGATTCCAAGATCGCCCCCAAGTGGTTGGTTGTGGGAACGCTGTTCGGGGTCCTTCTAACCTTCGTCGTCGCGATCGCAACGATCGTGAAACTGGTCTCCTAA
- a CDS encoding ComEC/Rec2 family competence protein: protein MQYDKIMTGQERLSSESSRLGMYVDRHLLRRYPLITFSLAAAAGIQGSLWSWWFAITGILLAGLFFWGSRRWSQRRLGWLAVLCCVAVVFSVHARERQQQTRLASLNRYVTVDWQPAILQVAVTGSVERKPNRLAQMRGREEEWQTVFDVRVERIRIGQDWHPVFGGARVSVDADASSCLPGDVLVLLGGIQSIPPPRNPGEPDMRPIYAARGQQARIRVDGLTQIEKIGQHFSLQRPFARFGIRGDKTLDQRLSPGSAPLAAALVLGRREAVERQQREQLLATGTAHLLSVSGLHLGMVALAVSWLLALTTLSHGKQYLIILVACVAYAAVTGGRPPVMRAALLVGTMLLGLWSGRTIHPLNALALAAAILLVWNPANLTRVGVQLSFLAVGTLIVAARQVSGLAAAGQSEDPLERLIDARVGWGQRFFRVSRRRGWLAFQFSFWVWAVTAPLVWFYFHIVSPISVLANVLLGVPLLVALLSGLSTVLLGALFQPAASVPAAVCDSSLLLIRRLIGGLAEVPGGHFWMPSPPGWWVVSFYGLLGLAVLASQLWRLAWFKHRAAWLIGWLFLWGAIAWPLATVYRSRVLHAIPPGGMEVTFVDVGHGTSVLIRSEGGPVWLYDCGRLGAPAQSSRPIEAVLWECGIVHLDTIVLSHADSDHYNALPGLLARFSVGRVITPPGMLEDEERGLEPIREAIQRHQIPSEERSSGTVLTFGKETSAISVLHPPQERLPGNDNVNSLVLQVVHRGTTLFLPGDIELPGTDLLLQYPRPPGGGLLMAPHHGSLQEDMRPLLDWSRPRTVVVSGGERAGRPEVLAAMGQHGSEVFVTALEGAVVFHLDADGTVRKVP from the coding sequence ATGCAGTACGATAAGATCATGACGGGGCAAGAGCGATTATCGAGCGAATCGTCGCGGCTGGGGATGTATGTCGATCGGCATCTGCTTCGGCGCTATCCTCTGATTACGTTCTCGTTGGCTGCGGCGGCAGGGATTCAGGGAAGTCTGTGGTCCTGGTGGTTTGCGATCACTGGGATCTTGCTGGCGGGGCTGTTCTTTTGGGGATCGCGGCGTTGGTCGCAGCGACGGTTGGGCTGGTTGGCCGTGCTGTGTTGTGTCGCAGTGGTCTTTTCAGTTCATGCTAGAGAACGTCAGCAACAGACCCGTCTGGCAAGTTTGAACCGCTACGTGACGGTCGATTGGCAGCCCGCGATCTTGCAGGTTGCTGTAACGGGCAGCGTCGAACGAAAACCCAATCGACTGGCGCAAATGCGAGGCCGCGAAGAGGAGTGGCAGACGGTATTTGATGTCCGGGTGGAACGGATTCGGATCGGTCAAGATTGGCATCCGGTCTTCGGAGGGGCTCGCGTGAGTGTGGACGCCGATGCCTCTAGCTGTTTGCCTGGTGACGTCTTGGTTTTGTTGGGCGGCATTCAGTCCATCCCACCGCCTCGTAACCCGGGGGAACCCGACATGCGGCCGATCTATGCTGCACGTGGGCAGCAGGCAAGGATCCGGGTAGACGGCTTGACTCAGATTGAAAAAATTGGACAGCACTTCAGTCTGCAGCGCCCCTTTGCTCGCTTCGGCATCCGCGGTGATAAGACGCTTGATCAGCGGCTTAGTCCAGGATCGGCGCCGCTTGCCGCCGCGTTGGTGTTGGGCCGTCGTGAAGCGGTCGAACGACAGCAGCGTGAGCAATTGTTGGCCACGGGGACGGCACATCTGTTGTCGGTCAGTGGCTTGCACCTGGGGATGGTTGCGTTGGCGGTTTCATGGCTATTGGCTTTGACCACGCTCTCTCATGGAAAACAATACTTGATTATTCTAGTAGCCTGCGTTGCCTACGCAGCGGTGACAGGCGGCCGTCCGCCTGTGATGCGAGCCGCTTTGTTGGTCGGAACCATGCTGCTGGGTTTGTGGTCGGGGCGGACGATCCATCCGCTCAATGCATTGGCGCTTGCCGCTGCCATTCTGCTTGTCTGGAACCCCGCAAACCTCACGCGGGTTGGTGTCCAGTTGTCGTTCCTGGCGGTCGGAACGCTGATCGTTGCCGCCCGCCAAGTGTCAGGGCTGGCGGCCGCGGGCCAGTCGGAGGATCCACTGGAAAGATTGATCGACGCCCGCGTCGGATGGGGGCAACGTTTCTTTCGGGTATCGCGCAGGCGGGGTTGGCTTGCCTTTCAGTTTAGTTTCTGGGTGTGGGCAGTGACCGCGCCACTGGTCTGGTTTTACTTTCATATCGTTTCGCCGATTTCGGTTTTGGCAAACGTGTTGTTGGGAGTCCCCCTTTTAGTTGCTTTGCTGTCGGGATTGTCAACGGTCTTGCTGGGGGCGCTGTTTCAGCCCGCGGCGAGCGTGCCCGCGGCGGTCTGCGATAGCAGTTTGCTGTTGATTCGCCGTTTGATCGGTGGATTGGCGGAGGTGCCAGGGGGGCATTTCTGGATGCCGTCGCCACCTGGGTGGTGGGTCGTTTCATTTTATGGGTTGCTTGGACTGGCAGTGTTGGCGTCGCAGTTATGGCGACTTGCTTGGTTCAAACATCGAGCGGCATGGTTGATCGGGTGGCTGTTTCTTTGGGGAGCGATCGCTTGGCCGTTGGCGACGGTCTATCGCAGTCGTGTCTTGCATGCGATTCCTCCCGGCGGGATGGAGGTGACGTTTGTCGATGTCGGGCATGGCACAAGCGTTTTGATCCGCAGCGAAGGGGGGCCGGTCTGGTTGTACGATTGCGGACGACTGGGAGCGCCTGCTCAGAGCAGTCGTCCGATTGAAGCGGTGTTGTGGGAATGTGGAATCGTACATCTCGATACGATCGTGCTGTCTCATGCCGATTCCGATCATTACAACGCGTTGCCAGGCTTGTTGGCTCGGTTTTCCGTCGGCAGAGTCATCACGCCTCCAGGCATGTTGGAGGATGAGGAACGTGGGCTAGAGCCGATTCGAGAAGCGATCCAGCGTCACCAGATTCCGTCTGAAGAGCGGTCCTCAGGAACGGTCCTGACATTCGGAAAAGAAACTTCCGCAATTTCCGTTCTGCATCCGCCGCAAGAGCGTCTGCCGGGGAACGACAACGTGAACAGTTTGGTCCTACAGGTTGTGCATCGCGGGACAACCCTCTTCTTACCCGGCGACATTGAATTGCCAGGAACCGATTTGTTGCTGCAATATCCGCGACCGCCCGGTGGAGGTTTGCTGATGGCGCCGCATCATGGTTCGCTGCAGGAGGATATGCGTCCCCTGCTAGATTGGAGCCGTCCGCGGACGGTGGTCGTTAGCGGCGGCGAGCGAGCAGGACGCCCCGAGGTGCTGGCTGCGATGGGCCAGCACGGATCCGAGGTGTTTGTCACGGCACTGGAGGGAGCGGTGGTGTTCCACCTGGATGCGGACGGGACCGTTCGCAAGGTCCCGTAA
- a CDS encoding DUF1559 domain-containing protein, whose product MSNMPPYPQEGVQPQMQPQAASSNKNGLIIGCLIAAGVAIPVLLICGGVLVALLLPAVSASREAARRMQCSNNMKQIGLAFHNYHDVYRTFPPAYTVDEDGNRLHSWRSLILPFMEQQALHAQIDFSKPWDDPANRTVAQTAIPAYHCPSSPGDPLSSSYVAIVDPQGIMSGENGSQMQSVTDGISNTILLTEVDTSQAVPWMSPEDIDLATYLAVTASSQHNHPGGSNTLLADGSVRFVASEIDEETLKGMVTKDNGERAGF is encoded by the coding sequence ATGAGCAACATGCCACCATACCCTCAAGAAGGGGTCCAACCTCAGATGCAGCCTCAAGCGGCTTCTTCAAATAAGAATGGGCTCATCATCGGCTGCCTGATCGCTGCGGGTGTCGCGATTCCTGTCTTGCTGATCTGCGGCGGAGTCCTCGTTGCTCTGCTATTGCCCGCGGTTTCAGCGTCTCGCGAAGCAGCCCGCCGAATGCAATGCAGCAATAACATGAAACAGATTGGGCTGGCTTTCCACAACTACCATGATGTTTACAGGACGTTTCCCCCAGCCTACACCGTCGACGAGGATGGTAATCGCTTGCACAGCTGGCGAAGCCTGATCCTCCCGTTCATGGAACAACAAGCCCTTCATGCACAGATTGATTTCTCAAAACCGTGGGATGATCCAGCCAACCGAACGGTTGCACAGACCGCCATCCCGGCCTACCACTGCCCATCCTCTCCAGGGGATCCACTCTCTTCGTCGTATGTGGCGATCGTCGATCCTCAGGGCATTATGTCTGGTGAAAATGGCTCCCAGATGCAATCGGTTACGGATGGAATCTCCAACACCATCCTGTTAACCGAAGTGGATACGAGCCAGGCCGTCCCCTGGATGAGCCCCGAGGATATCGATCTTGCGACTTACCTTGCGGTGACCGCAAGCTCACAGCACAACCATCCTGGAGGTTCAAACACATTGCTCGCCGATGGGTCGGTTCGATTCGTCGCGTCAGAGATAGACGAAGAGACCTTAAAAGGGATGGTGACCAAGGACAATGGCGAACGGGCTGGCTTTTAG
- a CDS encoding carboxypeptidase-like regulatory domain-containing protein yields MRLLHSLLLQRRSFAPWLAASAVGLAVLTQVGCGGSGNPPTYHVSGSVTQDGNPVADATISFVSLESNKSSVGKTDASGNYQLTTFEANDGALPGEYKVRVFKFEPTEDIPAAEVSDSSGEDVMEEMPSDYSDPGAERAPAAPKNLLPAIFNSATRTPLKATVTEGENKVDLTLDAK; encoded by the coding sequence ATGCGCTTGCTACATTCGCTTCTCCTTCAACGTCGGTCATTTGCACCTTGGCTTGCGGCCTCCGCCGTCGGCTTGGCGGTTCTTACCCAAGTTGGCTGTGGTGGCTCCGGCAATCCGCCAACCTACCACGTGTCAGGCTCCGTCACTCAGGATGGAAACCCCGTCGCCGATGCAACGATCTCCTTCGTCTCCCTTGAATCAAACAAAAGTTCCGTTGGTAAAACCGACGCATCCGGCAACTACCAGCTGACCACCTTCGAAGCCAATGACGGAGCCCTTCCAGGTGAGTACAAGGTGCGAGTCTTCAAATTCGAACCGACTGAAGACATTCCCGCTGCGGAAGTTTCGGACTCGTCGGGTGAAGATGTGATGGAAGAAATGCCAAGTGACTATTCCGACCCCGGAGCGGAACGTGCACCGGCGGCCCCCAAAAACTTACTTCCTGCGATCTTCAATAGTGCGACGCGGACTCCGCTGAAAGCAACTGTCACCGAAGGCGAGAACAAAGTCGACTTGACGCTGGATGCAAAATAA
- a CDS encoding carboxypeptidase-like regulatory domain-containing protein produces MTGTITQDGKPVADATVSFVSLDSNQSSVGKTDASGNYQLTTFEANDGALPGQYKVRVFKFEPTEELANVETASDVGEDVMEEMPSNYADPAASSKSADPKNLLPAIYNSATRTPLETTVTEGENKADFTIEGK; encoded by the coding sequence GTGACCGGCACCATCACCCAGGACGGGAAACCGGTAGCCGATGCGACCGTCTCTTTCGTTTCTCTTGACTCCAATCAAAGTTCCGTCGGCAAAACCGATGCATCGGGCAACTACCAACTGACCACTTTCGAAGCGAACGACGGGGCCCTTCCTGGACAGTACAAGGTCCGAGTCTTCAAATTCGAACCAACCGAAGAACTTGCGAACGTGGAGACAGCAAGCGACGTTGGCGAAGATGTCATGGAAGAAATGCCAAGCAACTATGCCGATCCCGCGGCATCCAGCAAATCCGCGGATCCAAAAAACTTGCTTCCTGCGATCTACAACAGTGCCACCCGAACTCCGCTGGAAACAACGGTCACCGAAGGGGAAAACAAAGCGGACTTCACGATCGAGGGCAAATAG